The following proteins are encoded in a genomic region of Garra rufa chromosome 22, GarRuf1.0, whole genome shotgun sequence:
- the gtf2e2 gene encoding transcription initiation factor IIE subunit beta translates to MVQVTDRKCLLTAERIVNGVEYNCQKLTLCLKTYPSNGSFNLKALSGSSGYKFGVLARIVNYMKTRHQKGDTHHLTLDEILDETKLLDIGMKQKQWLMSEALSSNPKIDVRDGKYAFKPKYHLKDKKALLRLLDKHDQLGLGGVLLDDVEEGLPNSAKAIKALGDQIIFVTRPDKKKVLFYNDKHCQFAVDEEFQKLWRSVPVDSIDEEKIEEYLKKQGISSMQETGPKKMTPIQKRKKPGTQKKRRFKTHNDHLNGVLEDYSEGVPSKK, encoded by the exons ATGGTACAGGTTAcag ATAGAAAGTGTCTGCTGACAGCAGAGAGAATTGTAAATGGTGTGGAATATAACTGCCAGAAACTAACTTTGTGTTTGAAAACAT ATCCCAGCAATGGCTCCTTCAATCTCAAAGCACTTTCTGGGAGTTCAGGATACAAATTTGGAGTTTTGGCCCGAATTGTCAACTACATGAAG ACGAGGCACCAGAAAGGTGATACTCATCATCTGACTCTGGATGAAATTCTGGATGAGACCAAGCTGCTGGATATTGGCATGAAGCAGAAACAGTGGCTTATGAGTGAG GCATTATCAAGTAATCCTAAGATTGATGTGCGGGACGGCAAATATGCCTTTAAACCCAAGTATCATCTGAAGGATAAGAAAGCCCTGCTAAGACTACTGGACAAACACGATCAGCTGGGACTAGGAGGAGTGTTACTAGACGACGTTGAAGAGGGTCTACCCAACTCAGCAAAAGCTATTAAA GCACTTGGGGATCAGATTATATTTGTGACCAGGCCAGACAAGAAGAAGGTTCTCTTCTACAATGACAAACATTGTCAGTTTGCTGTTGATGAAG AGTTCCAAAAACTGTGGCGCAGTGTTCCTGTTGATTCCATAGATGAGGAAAAGATCGAAGAGTATCTGAAGAAACAGGGCATATCATCCATGCAGGAGACGGGACCAAAGAAAATG ACGCCCATTCAGAAGAGAAAGAAACCTGGAACACAGAAAAAGAGACGGTTTAAGACTCATAATGATCATCTGAACGGAGTACTGGAGGACTACTCTGAGGGAGTTCCCTCCAAGAAGTGA